CAAAAGTTGGGATGAGACTCCACACAGCACCAGGGGGCTGGAGTTGAGCAAGGGCCTGCTTTGTGAACTTCAGAATTTATCTTTTAATATTTGAACTTGGAGCACAAAGGTGATTTCTGCAGATTAATTAGTGTTTATTGCCATTCTCTTCCCCTCTCTTACAGCAAACAACAGGAACTTTTCCAGTTCCCACAGCACAGAATTTACAGCAAATGCCCTGCCCCAAATGTGCTTCAGTACTTAGTCCTTGCAACTAATGTTTTtcagatattaaatatttatcacaTGACTCAGCAGGAAGCTTGCTGAGGGCAAGAGAAATGTTCTTTATCTTCTCCATAATCTTTTGCCTCCTAGAACTCCAAAACCAATGATCAGGTCCACATTTTGAATTCCAAAGGCCTGGTGCTCCAGCAGGGAATCACACAAGGGCTACTCCAACACTCCTGGGACACGAGGCTGACGTTGCTGGACATGGATGGTGTTACCCACACCCTGGGCAGCTGGAAATGCTCCTCTGCACCCCACGTCCAGTTAAAGCTGCTCATCAGCAGGACAGTGCAAACACTTTGGTAAATATTGCTGGGCCCttgcagctgcaggggctgcaggagcagctgtcaGTTGGGCTCAGTCAGGCCTGCATTGTTTATTCCAGTGTGGAATTTGGCTCAAACCAGTCCAAATGCCAAGGGAACAAGAGATTTGTTTAGAAGGTTGAGGAGAGCCAGGGGCTACAAGCAGCCAGTCTTGTTTCCATAATGGATTAATAAATATACAAACATAAGGTTTAATGAGCTTTGCTTCCACAGGCTGAAGTCATCTCTTACATCTTTGGAAGAgccaagcagcagaaaaataaaaatgatccAATAGGAACAATATTCAAGAGTTTCCAAAAAAGCCTTTCAAAAATTCTTCTGTGAAAAGCTGAAAGTTATGGTTGCACGAGGAAAAAACCAATCATGGAATGCTGAAGGCTTGAGCAGTAGGGGCATGGGAAATGCTCAGTCAGTGCAAggaaacatgagaaaaacaattttatgtACAAAGCAATAAGCTGTCAGGACTATTATTACTTAGGAAAGAGAATTTGAAGTTATCACAGCCTGAATTCTCTTACCTCAGTATATTTACAAAAACTAGAAACTACCACTCTCCATCCCCATGGGAACCCAAACTTTGTGTGATAACAGCCTAGAAAAGGGGAGGGTTGTGGAGGAGAAAGGACAGTCCCAAACCTGTGGAAGGACTTCCAAGAAGGGACCAAACAGACTTAGCCCCTGTGACAGATGACATGAGTAAAGTCTGTTCATTCACACCCAGCACAAAGAAAGTGGAAAAGGGGACATTTTCACCATGTCCTAAAAAATAAGAGTGTAGGGTCACTAAGTGAAATCTGACAGAACTGTGAGATACCTGGTTTTACACACAGCAATTGCATTGCAGAACTCACTGTCAGgattgcccagagcagctgtggctgctccaaccctgcagtgcccaaggccaggttggacagggcttggagcaacctgggatagaggaaggtgtccctgccactgCAGGAGTTGGAATGAAATGAGCTTTaatttaatgtcccttccaacacaaactgctctgggattctgtgatcttccAGACCAGGCTACAAAACTGCTCTAAAAGCAGCTGAACTGATGGCAGAAAAGCCAggtctttttaaaatgccaaagCCCACTCAGGACATCTGTAACACACAGATTTCCAAATTTCTGACTCCTCATGCAGATACTCAACACCTGCCCTGTTTCATATTCCTTTTCTcagccactgccactgcccaaCAGACCAGTGTTGGAACATCTGGATTCCTGGTGGACCCAGTGCAGCCATTCATACGATTTTTACTGCCCCTTACACCCAAGAGACCCAAAGTGAACAAATACACAGtttatgcaaaaaaaagttttactgGAACAGGGAAACTCTGCATTGTTCTCCAGCACAGGTAAATGAAAAAGATCCCTAATTATTACTTGTAAATTAAGCAGCTGTTCACAGTCACAATTTACAATGCAGTATTTATCTGAAACATCTTCCCCTGCCCCATCTGCTATTtaacttcagggaaaaaagcaggaaatcagAGCTTCCCTTTTCCAGAGGTAATTCAATTCTGTGttctatttttaaagggaaTGCAATAATCCACTGTAATACAACTGATGAACACAGTGAGGATCCGTTGAATTTATAAACAAGACAAAAGGCACCACATAAAAAGAAGTGTTGCTGAATTTgagatttgttttttattatcatttattGCACTAAGGAACAGCAGGGCAGTTTCACAATCTCAccttctgctttgaaaaagtTTGTAGTATTTACTACTCTTAAACCCAAGAGTGTTTTCATCATTGGACTTGATAAACATTGGAGGTTTGTCCATTTGTTAATCAGACAgcacagacattaaaaaaaacccataatttaaattcattcCTTCATGGACAATTCAGCTTCTCCTACCACAATGGCACAGGCTCGAGATTAAAGCAGGGTTAATGTTTGGAGAAGATACAGAAGGCTCTGGACCTATGGATGCACATAGAGGGTAAGATTAAccagataataaaaaaaataaaccataatagaattatttttgcttttgtgtccATGAATTAATATCCTAAGACCAACGTCACCTATGGGCAAAACATACAGCATTCCAGTTGTTCCCAAGCACTTGGAGCTAGGGCTGGTTTAGAGTAAAGAGTGGGATACACAAGTCCAAGTGAGCCACTACAAAGCCCATCCTACAGCAAATCCCTAGAGTACTAAGGCTAGTAGTAACCAACACCTACTTGATGGTTATGGCTGTTCCTTATGGAGTGCAAAGTCAAAACTTTTCAAACCCCAGTCATCTTTATATTAAGTTACACATAATTCATTAATTTCAGCGTCCCAgtaaaatataagaaaacagTCTTTCCACAAGTATAAAatgtggaaatattttaaaaataggggAGTCATTGTTTTCTAACTCAATTGTGAACATCAGGTTCCAGATTTTATCTTGGTCAGAGGTTCTTGTTGTAAAGAATCCATGTTTTTTGTGGCTGTTGCATGCACTTAACTGGAACAAAGCTTGCTGAATGTCTTCTTAAGAGCTCACCAGAACATAAATCatgctgcagaagaaaataaaaatattaagatgCATCATTTTGATTAGTGTTACACATTTAATTACAACAGGGTTTATTATAAGGAACAAGTCCATGTGAGATACGTGGATTGTGACTGAAGATTTGACACATGACTCTTCTTCTGACTTCAACAAAACCACATTTACATCAAATACTTTCCTCTGAAAACAATGTTTCAGCTTCTTAATTAAAATACCCTGGGACTTATTGTATTATGCTTAATGGAAGAAAAGTTTGGAGCTTTTCAGTCTACAGTCATGGAACAGAGATTCAAAATAGTAATTCTGACCAAATTAGGATTTGTGTTTTACAGCAGAATCAGGGGTGAATGTGGATTCTTTTCCAGGAAAGCTGGCACTGTAGATGATCATACAGATTCCCAGCATGTTTTGAATTGGAAGGACTTTATGGATCATCTCACTCCAACCCTTGCAAAAGGCTGGGAGACTTTTGGctaggccaggctgctccaagccctgtccaacctggccttggacacttccagggatccagggccagccatggcttctctgggcaccctgtgccagggcctccccaccctcacagggcacaattccttcccaatatcccatctgatcctgccctctggcagtggcaAGCCATTCCCACATGTCCTATCACTACAcacccttgtccaaagtccctgTCCAGCTCCCACAGGCTCTCTTCCAGCACAAGAAGGACCATATTTCTCTCTACACTGAGCCAAAGTTTCAGACTGAAGAGGAAAACTTACCCATATAGGTAGTAAAAAAAAGATAGAAGGTAGAATGCTAATTTGCACCATCCTTCTTTCTGGCAATAGGCTAAAATATCTGCATTCATGATGGTCGTAGGATCGTAGAGCCCCGGGCCGCTCATCACGGGTCTGCTCATGTACCTGGAACGAGGCACAGGCAGGTGTGGGGTGACAGCCACAGGAAACCAGAGTCCTGCCCCCACCCAACCAGGGAATGCCACAACTGAGACAAGGAGTAACACCCTTGACAGAGAAGCAATTCAATTCCTATGGCTTAAGGAATGGGAGAGGAGATTGGAATTGCTGCTTCGATTGGCATTCCACACTGGGAATTGCCTCAGTGCACCTGTGACATGTCAGCGACTTTAACACACACAACTTGATTCTCACACGGCacaagagaatgaaaaaaaaccccaagaaagCCAGGTGATGGTTCTTATTGTACAGCCATGACCTGAACTTTCCCAGAAAGCATCTGGTTGTCCCAAGACACAGAACACTGGACAGGAAGACAGCAACAGGAGAATGAGTAACAATCCAGTGAGCATAACAGACTCGCCAAAATTACCTCCAAATGTGATAAGCCAACAAGGGCATATTGAGACCCAGTGTGAG
This portion of the Vidua chalybeata isolate OUT-0048 chromosome 6, bVidCha1 merged haplotype, whole genome shotgun sequence genome encodes:
- the CNIH1 gene encoding protein cornichon homolog 1 isoform X2 → MAFTFAAFCYMLALLLTAALIFFAIWHIIAFDELKTDYKNPIDQCNTLNPLVLPEYLIHAFFCVMFLCAAEWLTLGLNMPLLAYHIWRYMSRPVMSGPGLYDPTTIMNADILAYCQKEGWCKLAFYLLSFFYYLYGMIYVLVSS